A genome region from Euphorbia lathyris chromosome 4, ddEupLath1.1, whole genome shotgun sequence includes the following:
- the LOC136227670 gene encoding receptor-like protein 7 yields MWIHSLFLLSSFIYSSSSAQQLLCHDQESSSLLQFKDSIVITDMDGCLPSTLISSWNHGAKSKDCCSWGGVECDQDTGHVIGLHLSSSCLYGSINSTNTLFRLVHLTTLNLAFNYFNFSGIPTEIRNFSRLTYLNLSSSEFSGQIPSEILGLSELVLLDLSDNPLKLQNPSLKDVGEKLTNLVKLNLNGVNISSTVPQSFTNLSSLSTLGLRDCNLQGEFPTGIFQLPNLSSLVLRHNPELTGYLPEFQFYRPIELLRLENTSFSGQLPKSIGNLKLLNNFVAKGCNFSGPLPPSIGSLDRLKFLDLSRNKFSGIIPSSIANLHKLTYLSLSFNNFSPGTLYWVGNLTELNYLSLMKTNLYGEIPSWLGNFTQLTSIELGSNSLNGSIPESLFGIPNLQVLVLFSNHLIGSLNSDLFLKKTSLSVLQLSDNNLSLMYNYDPSLNVTDLPKFENLGLSSCNLSEFPFFLRGQNELEILDLSHNKIAGYVPQWVSDLATDNLKILNLDSNLLTGFEQSSIVLPWTNLLVLNLTANKFQGSLPIPLPSIFVYIASNNNFSREIPEAFCNLTSILTLDLSNNKLSGTLPQCFGSLANFVSALDLRSNNLSGEIPDGFVSACALRMMDLSGNELEGTIPRSLANCSKLESLHLGENQMTDFFPHWLGVLPDLKVLILRSNSLFGEMGKQETIFQFPKLQILDLSYNDLTGKLPSEYFNNWIAMKSVDHNTTLKYMQADISFQALGLSWSNHFSYAITIINKGSRLSYERIQEIFSAINLSGNKFEGEIPEVIGSLTQLQLLNLSNNILTGHIPSSLGNLKNLEALDLSLNKLSGEIPIQLGQLNFLSSFNVSDNNLRGLIPKGNQFNTFENDSFSGNSGLCGNPLSKRCESRPLQPQSTNEDSHNEFEFGWKAVIIGYACGFVISVVIGWRINTKKYQQWHTKFFGRCLK; encoded by the coding sequence ATGTGGATACATTccctctttcttctttcttcgtTCATCTATTCCTCTTCTTCTGCGCAACAGCTTTTGTGCCATGATCAAGAGAGCTCATCCTTGTTGCAGTTTAAGGATAGCATCGTTATTACAGACATGGATGGCTGTCTTCCTTCTACCTTAATTTCCTCCTGGAATCATGGAGCAAAGAGTAAAGATTGTTGTTCCTGGGGTGGTGTCGAATGCGATCAGGACACAGGTCATGTGATTGGGCTTCATCTTTCAAGCAGTTGCCTTTATGGATCTATCAACTCTACCAACACCCTGTTTCGCCTTGTTCATCTTACAACTCTTAATCTTGCCTTCAATTATTTCAATTTTTCAGGAATTCCTACTGAGATTCGGAATTTTTCACGTTTGACATATCTAAACCTCTCATCTTCTGAATTTTCTGGTCAAATTCCATCGGAAATCTTGGGGCTTTCCGAGCTGGTCTTGCTTGATCTCTCAGACAACCCATTGAAGCTGCAAAATCCTAGCCTTAAAGATGTGGGAGAAAAGTTAACCAATTTGGTTAAACTTAATCTAAATGGTGTCAACATTTCATCCACTGTACCTCAAAGCTTCACCAATTTATCTTCTTTGTCAACTCTAGGTCTAAGAGACTGCAATTTGCAGGGAGAATTTCCCACTGGAATCTTCCAATTGCCTAACCTTAGTTCTTTGGTCTTGCGGCATAACCCTGAGCTCACCGGATATTTACCAGAATTTCAGTTCTACCGCCCAATTGAACTACTGAGGCTTGAGAACACAAGCTTTTCTGGTCAGCTACCAAAATCAATCGGTAACCTTAAATTGCTCAATAATTTTGTTGCGAAGGGATGCAATTTTTCAGGGCCATTACCACCTTCTATTGGTAGCCTTGACAGGCTGAAATTCTTGGACCTTTCTCGTAACAAATTCTCAGGGATCATACCTTCTTCCATAGCCAATCTCCATAAACTCACTTATCTGTCACTTTCTTTCAATAATTTCAGTCCTGGGACATTGTATTGGGTTGGGAACTTAACGGAACTCAACTATCTGAGCTTGATGAAGACCAATTTATATGGGGAAATCCCATCTTGGTTAGGTAATTTTACCCAATTAACGTCGATTGAACTTGGTTCTAATTCACTTAATGGTTCCATTCCAGAGTCCCTTTTTGGGATTCCAAATCTTCAAGTTCTTGTGCTGTTTTCCAACCACTTGATTGGATCGTTGAATTCTGATTTGTTTCTTAAAAAAACAAGCCTTTCTGTTCTCCAATTATCGGATAACAATTTGTCTTTGATGTATAATTATGATCCCAGTCTCAATGTTACTGACCTTCCCAAATTTGAAAACTTAGGATTGAGTTCATGCAATTTAAGTGAGTTCCCATTTTTCTTGCGTGGACAGAACGAATTGGAGATTTTGGATCTTTCTCACAACAAAATTGCAGGATATGTACCTCAATGGGTATCAGACTTGGCTACTGATAACCTTAAGATTTTGAATTTGGATTCAAATTTGCTCACAGGTTTCGAGCAATCCTCCATTGTTCTTCCATGGACTAATTTGCTTGTCTTGAATCTCACAGCCAACAAGTTCCAAGGATCCCTTCCAATTCCCCTGCCTTCCATCTTCGTCTACATAGCATCAAACAACAATTTCAGTAGAGAAATCCCAGAAGCATTTTGCAACTTGACTTCTATTTTAACTCTTGATTTGTCAAATAACAAGTTGAGTGGCACACTTCCACAATGCTTCGGATCATTGGCTAATTTTGTTTCAGCTCTGGATTTACGAAGCAACAACTTATCCGGCGAAATTCCTGACGGATTTGTGAGTGCTTGTGCACTGAGAATGATGGATTTGAGTGGAAACGAACTAGAGGGGACGATACCAAGGTCATTAGCCAACTGTTCCAAGCTAGAGTCACTCCATCTGGGAGAAAATCAGATGACTGATTTCTTCCCTCATTGGTTAGGTGTTCTTCCAGATCTAAAAGTGCTGATTCTGAGATCTAATAGCTTATTTGGTGAAATGGGGAAACAAGAAACCATCTTTCAGTTTCCAAAGTTGCAGATTCTTGATCTTTCTTACAACGATTTGACAGGGAAGTTGCCATCAGAGTACTTCAACAATTGGATCGCCATGAAAAGTGTCGATCATAACACTACCTTGAAGTATATGCAAGCTGATATAAGTTTCCAAGCACTTGGCCTTTCATGGTCGAACCATTTTAGCTACGccataacaataataaacaAAGGAAGCCGGTTATCATACGAGAGAATCCAGGAGATATTTAGTGCAATTAACTTGTCAGGAAACAAGTTTGAAGGAGAAATTCCGGAAGTGATTGGAAGCCTTACACAACTTCAATTACTCAATCTTTCCAACAACATTCTCACAGGTCATATTCCTTCATCCTTGGGGAATTTGAAAAATCTCGAAGCTTTGGATCTTTCCCTAAATAAACTGTCAGGAGAAATCCCGATTCAACTcgggcagcttaacttcctttcGTCCTTCAATGTCTCCGACAATAACCTCAGGGGACTAATACCAAAGGGAAACCAATTCAACACTTTTGAAAATGATTCATTTTCAGGGAATTCAGGGCTTTGTGGAAATCCTTTATCAAAAAGATGTGAATCTAGACCATTACAACCTCAAAGCACAAATGAAGATTCTCATAATGAATTTGAATTTGGTTGGAAGGCTGTGATTATAGGATATGCTTGTGGATTTGTGATAAGTGTAGTTATTGGGTGGAGAATAAACACTAAAAAGTATCAACAATGGCATACCAAGTTTTTTGGACGGTGTCTGAAATGA